The Stieleria maiorica genome includes the window GAAACATGCCGGCAACATCGCGTAGGCGGGTTTGCTGCCGATGCAGTGATTGATTTGCGTCGCCGGATCCAGGTCGACGTCAAAGTGTCGCTTCATGAACCGGGCGGCGGCTTGCTTGTACTCGATCACGCCGTTGTCGGCGTAGCCGCGGTTTTCAGGCCGGTTAACTTCGGCCGCCATCACGTTGCGGACCGATTCGTCGGCCATCGCGTCGTTTTCACCGATCCCAAAGTCCAGCAACTGGCGATCCGGGTGGGCGGCCAGCGCGTTGCGTTTGGCGCGTTTGATCTTTTCGAACTTGTAGATCTCGGTGCTCTTTCCATAGCCGGCCCCGCCGATGCGGTCGGCGAACAACGATTGGAAATAGGGATCTTTGACGTCAGGTTCGGTTGCGGTGGACATGGCGGCGATCGGTGGAATTGAAGAAAAATGTTAGCCCGAAATGATAAACCGACGGGCAAAAACTCGCGAGTGCCGCCGTGTGGGTTTTCCCGGCGGGTGTTTTGGCAATTCGCCCTCCCGGGCAGGACACTGGGGGGCACCGCAAACCTTGAGTGTGAAAACCGGCTCGCACCGAGAGAATTCGGCCATAGGCCGTTTACACCCCTAGCCTTGGGCATCGCCCAAGGTGCAAAAAGAATTCTGGAACGATTTTGGCCAACGGCCATAGACAACTGTTCGGGCCGACGCGAGGCATGTGCATGGCCGTTGGCCAAATCCGAGATCGTTGCCGCAGTTTTCCTGGGGCGGCGCCGCCTCGCTACGCTCAATCGGCTTGCCCCAGGCTACGGATTTGCATGCCCTTCAGGCAAAGAGATTTGTCGAGGCACTAACACCCGCCTGCAGGGCCGATCCTGCCCCCCGCCCAACCGTCTACCGCGTCGCTTGGCCGATGCGTCGCATCAGCGCTTCGGCGACCTCGGGGGTCGGCCCCAGGTAGTCGCCGACGACGAATTGAACGTTCGGGTGCCGCTGCGAAGCCTCGTGGACTTGCGTGCCGATCGCGTCGTACAACCGCCCTTGGAACAGCAGATGCGGCTGGACGATCACCGTCCGGATCCCCGGACGGGTCGCCAATTCGTCCAGCGTTTCGGGAACCTTGGGCTCGGCCATCGCGTAAAAGCCGACCGCGTGCCCGCCGATGCCGCAACGCCGCGCCACGATTTCACCGAGCACTCGCATGTCCGCTTTCGCGCAAGGGTCATAGCTGCCCCGTCCGACCGTCAACAGGGCGACGGAATCGTCGGCCTGGGGTGTGGCTTCTTTGATGCGACGGACCAACAGCTCGACGATTGTCGGGGCACGTGACAGGGGGCCTGATTGGCAGGACGTCACGCCGGGCGTCTCCGCGGTGCAGGCGGCGACGGCATCGGGGATATCGCTGCGGGCATGTCCGGCGGCGAACAACAGCAGGGGCGCGACACAAATCTGTGTCGCGCCGCGGCGGACCAGCGTCTGCCATGCTTCGGGGATCGTGGGGTGTTGGAACTCCAGCAAACACCCTTCCACCGGTACCGGAGCCATGCGCCGGGCCAAGACCGATGCCAGTTGAAAAAACTCGGCTGTCCCCTCGGGGTCTCGGGTCCCGTGCCCGACCAGCAAAACCCCGTCGGTTGGTGGCGTGACCGTGGTCACGTCGACCACTAGTTGTTGACGACCGTTGATCCGCTGAATCCGGCCGCTTCCAACTGGGCGATCGCCTGGTCAGCATCAAAGCCGTCTTTGTAGGTCACGATGACCTGCGGATTGTCGATGATGCCGTCTTCTTTTTGCGGGGCCAATTCCACGGTCAGGACGTCGGATCGCTTTTCCAGGTTTTCCTTGACGCTGGGGTAACACGCAAACGGGCAATGCATTTCGGGAACGTTCATCGTCAACGATGCCGTGTTCACATCGGCATCCGGAGTGATCGAAGCCGTCTCGGCAGCTGCCGGAGACTCATTGGTCTGGCCGGCAGGTTCACTCGGTGACATTGTGATCAGGTACATGATGCCGGCAGCGGCCAGGATTGCGGCGCCGTAAGCGAGAGAACGCATGTGGTTGGTCCTTGGGGTTGGGAGGGCGGGCGTTTGTGGGGCTGCCCCCATCGTTTCATCTTGACGTGAATTGGTCAATTATCGGAATTTCCGTCGGCTGTCGGCATCCGCCACCAGAAACTTGATCGAAAATCCGCGATCCAAGCGATTTTCACTCCTCTTTCGCTCGGAGACTAGCCCGTTGTTTCAATTGGATCTCAGGATTGCCGAGCGAAAAGGGGTCAGGTACCAAAAACCAAATGGCCCGCAGGGTGCTTCGCATTTTTGGTACCTGACCCCTTTTCGCGGTCTTGCGCCGCTGACGCAACTCAGTTGGCTGGTCGGCGTGCTGATGATCGCCGATTTTAGCTCCGCCCAACCGGCGCCGTCATCGTTTTCTGGAAATACGCTGCCGATGGTCGCGGGGACGGCATCGAGTGATCCCTACCAAATCGTCGCACCGGCGGGGTTGGTCGCACCAGGTGGGGGCTCGCTGGTGGACGGTCAGGCCTATCGCAGCTCGGATCCCTATGCATTGGCTCCGCCGCCGACGCTGGGGGCAGCGTCCAGCCCCCCCGTCGTCCAGCAGAATGTCCATGGCGCGACAGGACTCTTTAGCGGACCACTTTTTCAAGGGGGGCCGATCTACAACACGGTCGGTCATTTCGATCCGCTGATTCCCGAGCTGCGAAATCGGCTCCATTCCCGGCTTGCTTTTCGCGCCGAATACCTGCTCTGGGATGTGACGGGAATGGATAGCCCGCCACTGGTGACGACCAGCCCTAGTGGCACGGGGCAAGGCAGCGCCGCCGTGCTCGGCCAGCCGGGCACTTCGGTTGCCTTTGGGGGCGATTCGCTGAACGACGGCTCCGTCAGCGGCTTTCTGCTCGGCGGCGGATGGTGGATCACCCCGCAACAGAATTTTGCGATCGAAATGGAGTACTTTCAACTGGACGAGCTCGATGACGGTTACAACGGATCGAGCGACGGCGCGGTGATCTTGGGGCGTCCCTACGTGGACATCACTCAAGGCGTCGAGACGGCCGAGCTGATCGCTTATCCCGGGCTGGTCGGCGGTGACGTTCGCGTCGGTTCGGAGACTGACCTGCGATCGTTCTTGATCGACGGACGCATCTCGCTTTGCCCCGCCCATGGCGCCTGTTGCCAAAACTGTGGACTGCGCAACCGCACCGATTGGATCATCGGTTACCGAAACATCCGCCTGGAAGACACGCTGGCGATCAACGAGAACCGCCGCAGCTTGGTGGCCGGTCAGGACCGAACGATCACGTCGTCCGATCAGTTCCAGACCACCAACCAGTTCCACGGGCTGCAACTGGGTGTCGTCCGCCGCATGCTGCTTCAGCGGGCTTGGCTGGAAACCTCGATGCGGGTCGCGATCGGTAACACCGAACAAACGCTGCGGGTTGCCGGCAGCACCACCATCAACGATCAAGGCACCTCGGCGACCTATGGCGGCGGATTGTTGGCACAGACGACCAACGGCGGCACGCGGAGTCGTGATGAATTCAGCATGATCCCGGAGTTGGGCATTCGGCTGGGATTCCGATTGACCGATCGGTTGCACGCCAACATCGGCTACACGGTGCTGTATCTGCCCAACGTGATTCGTGCGTCCGAGCAGATCGACCGGGACATTCACCCGGGCTTGATCCCGCCCGGTGCCGGGGCAGTCTCGGGTGTGCTGCGTCCAGCGGTCACGTGGGACCAGTCGGATTACCTGGCCCATGGGTTGCACCTGGGCGGTGAGTTGAATTTTTAGCGTTCTGCGCTGGTGTCCAGGCTTTAGCCCAATACCGCTAAGTTAAGGCCGAGGGAGAAGCCCGGACGCTGGCGCGAACCGGCTGATGTCGGACGATGATCAGCCGTTTGGCGCGAGCCTGCGGGCCCTCCCCGCAGGAAACAACGCTTAACTTAGCGGTATCGGGCTTTAGCCGCCGGCTCTCGCTGCTTCGCAGCGACGGGGAATCGCCTAAAGGCTAAACACCAACGTGCGCTGGTGCACACGCTTTTGCCGCTCCGAATCGCCTCGAGGCGAGACACCGACACGCGCTGCGATTCAGGCCGATTCCATCAGGCTGCTGATCAGCGGCAGCAGTTGTTTCTTGCGGCTGACGACGCCGTCGAGTTGATACAGCCGGTCTTCCAGTTCGGGATAATTGATTTCTTCCCAACCCTTGGGTTCGCTGCTCATCATCAGCAAACTGCCGTTGCTGACGATGTCGGTGACCAGCAAGGCGCTGAAGTCCAGTTTTTGATCCCGGGCCATGCCCTCAATTGCACCGAACAGTTCGTCTTTACGTTCCCAGAACAAATCGAACCCGATCTCTTCGATTTGCGAGATGGAAAATGCGTGTCCGGATTCTTCGAAGTGCTTGCAATCTTCGCGAACGACTTGATCGGGCGAGCAGGTGCGGAGTGCCGAGCCGACTTTAAAGAAGTCTTCGGCAAATGATTCCAGCGGCACGGTGCAATACTGCTGCAACCACTGCAGCAGCTCTCGGTCGGTGTTGGTGGTCGTCGGTGAGCGCAGATAAAGCGTGTCACTGATCATTCCCGACGCCATGCAGAGCGCGACACCGGGCTCGGGATCCATGTGAGCTTGGCGATACATTTTCGCCACCAGCGTGCACGTCGATCCGACCGGTTCCATCGTCAATCGAATCGGTTCGGTGGACTTGAGTGATCCGCCCAAGCGGTGGTGGTCCAGCACTTCAACGATCCGCGCGTCTTCGGCTCCGGGGACTGCCTGGCCCAGTTCGTTGTGGTCGACCAGCACCAGTTCGGTTTTGGGCGGATTGACCAGGTCACTTTTGCTGAGCACGCCGACGAGTTTGCCGTCTTCGATGACGGGGAAAATGGTTTGCGGAGACCGAAAGATTTTGTCGCGGGCTTCGGCAACGGGCATCTTTGCAGGCAGCGAGACGAAATCCTGCTGGACGATATCACCGATCAGCTGCGCCGCCTTGATTCGCATCGTCGTCGTCGCGGTGTCAAACGGGCTGCCCAAGACGGTGATCCCGCGGGCCTTGGCCAGTTGCATCAACCCGTCGGATAGTTGGTAGCCGCCGGTGACGACCAACGCACGGACGCCAAGCTCCAACGCGGGCAGTTGGATGGTCGGGCGGTCGCCGCTGACGACGAGCAACTTTTCCGCCGGAAATTGCTTGATGTGGTCGGTGAATCCGCCGGCGCTCATCGCCCCCACGCTGACGATCAAGTCCTCGTCGACGTCCGGATTGACCACGTGTTGAAAGGACCCGCCGAGCACCGACGCGATCTTGTTCAGGTTCGTCCGCACCTGGCGCGATTTCAGCGAATCCACGCCGCTGTCGAGCACCAGTTCCAGCATGTCCAACAGCGAGATGATCCCGGTCAGTCTGCCGTCGCGATCGACCATCGGAATACTTCGCAACCCACGTTCGTCCATCCGGCGATAGACGTCGTAAAACACTTCGTCGTGGTGAGCCAACGTGACGTCGGTCTGGCAAACGTCTTCGACCAACGGATGGACATCCATCACGATCCGCGGTGCCGAGAGCTGGGCGATCTTGAGTGCGTACTCGGTCCGTTGGTTGGGCGGGCCACAACTGGCCGCGATCGCATCGGGCCGCGTCGTGCGTCTCAGAAAATCGGCATACGCGATCGCCGAACAAATCGCATCGGTGTCGGGGTTGCGATGACCAAAAACGAATAAAGCCATAAGACACGATTAGAATGGAACGATTTGCCTGGACCCGCCGGGCATTGTCACCGCAATCGCTTCCACCGTCGATCCTACCGGGCCAAGATTTCCGTCGCCCGATCGAGAATCGCCTCCGGGTCACTCATCCGTCCCATGCCTTTGACACGGCAGGATAACCATCCGCTGTCCGGTCCGATCAGATGGCATCCGTCGGCGGCCAGCTGGTCGACGTTGCGACCGACCGCGGGCTTGTTCCACATCGGATCACTCATCGCCGGAGCGACCAGGACCGGCGCGGTGTTCTGCAGGTACAGCGTGCTGACCAAGTCATCGGCGACGCCGTGGGCGAACTTGGCGATCAGGTTGGCGGTCGCCGGGGCGACGATCATCAGGTCCACATCGCGAGCGAGTTCGATGTGCGAACCGAGCGGGTGCTTGTTGTCAAATCCGTCCAAACCGACGCCGCGTCCGGACAAGGCCGCCAAGGTCGCCGGCCCCAAAAACTCGGTCGCCGAACGCGTCATCACCGTCTGCACCTGATAGCCCCGCTGGGCCAGCCGGCTGCAAAGCATCGCGGCCTTGTAGGCGGCGATCCCGCCGCCGACGGCCAGCAAGATTCGTGGGGAAGGAGCCGGGTCGGACATGACAATCGAGGGTGAAGACGAGGGGGGCGGGGCAGCATCGCTACCTTGTTCCTGTGCTCTGCCCGGGAACACACCGGACTCGGAGGCTCCGCCTCAATGCCACCTACTTTCGATCACAAACTGAGCCGCAGGCGATAGCCTCGGGCCTTACAAGTCTCGAACGGAAATCCAAGGCCCGCGGCTAGCGCCGTCGGCTCATGAAGTAGGTGGATCGGGCTCAGCCTGGCGGGGGTTGAGACGACGTGTGGCGGAGCCACGGGGACATTGCGTTCCCAAGCGGAGCCTGGGAACGAGGGCGCGATTCAATCAACAGGCCGTCAACCGCGTCCGCCGGCAAGCAGGCCTTACAGGTCTGCGGCGTCCAGGTCGGGCGATTCGGCCGCGGCGATGGTCGCGTCCAAGTCCATCTCTTGGACCTGCTCGACTTCGTTGTCCATGTTCAGCACGATCTTGTCCTGCATGATTTCTTGCAGCACGATCGACATCTTGTCGTGGGTGTCGACGTTGACCAGGGCACGGCTGCCTTGGTTCAACTGGACGAGTCGCTTTTGAATCAAGGTGCTCAATTTGAATCGACCGCCGACCTTGTTGACGGTTTCTT containing:
- a CDS encoding heavy-metal-associated domain-containing protein, with product MRSLAYGAAILAAAGIMYLITMSPSEPAGQTNESPAAAETASITPDADVNTASLTMNVPEMHCPFACYPSVKENLEKRSDVLTVELAPQKEDGIIDNPQVIVTYKDGFDADQAIAQLEAAGFSGSTVVNN
- a CDS encoding DNA-directed RNA polymerase subunit omega, yielding MLEELKDEETVNKVGGRFKLSTLIQKRLVQLNQGSRALVNVDTHDKMSIVLQEIMQDKIVLNMDNEVEQVQEMDLDATIAAAESPDLDAADL
- a CDS encoding flavoprotein, producing MSDPAPSPRILLAVGGGIAAYKAAMLCSRLAQRGYQVQTVMTRSATEFLGPATLAALSGRGVGLDGFDNKHPLGSHIELARDVDLMIVAPATANLIAKFAHGVADDLVSTLYLQNTAPVLVAPAMSDPMWNKPAVGRNVDQLAADGCHLIGPDSGWLSCRVKGMGRMSDPEAILDRATEILAR
- a CDS encoding BBP7 family outer membrane beta-barrel protein, with translation MFQLDLRIAERKGVRYQKPNGPQGASHFWYLTPFRGLAPLTQLSWLVGVLMIADFSSAQPAPSSFSGNTLPMVAGTASSDPYQIVAPAGLVAPGGGSLVDGQAYRSSDPYALAPPPTLGAASSPPVVQQNVHGATGLFSGPLFQGGPIYNTVGHFDPLIPELRNRLHSRLAFRAEYLLWDVTGMDSPPLVTTSPSGTGQGSAAVLGQPGTSVAFGGDSLNDGSVSGFLLGGGWWITPQQNFAIEMEYFQLDELDDGYNGSSDGAVILGRPYVDITQGVETAELIAYPGLVGGDVRVGSETDLRSFLIDGRISLCPAHGACCQNCGLRNRTDWIIGYRNIRLEDTLAINENRRSLVAGQDRTITSSDQFQTTNQFHGLQLGVVRRMLLQRAWLETSMRVAIGNTEQTLRVAGSTTINDQGTSATYGGGLLAQTTNGGTRSRDEFSMIPELGIRLGFRLTDRLHANIGYTVLYLPNVIRASEQIDRDIHPGLIPPGAGAVSGVLRPAVTWDQSDYLAHGLHLGGELNF
- a CDS encoding sirohydrochlorin chelatase; protein product: MTTVTPPTDGVLLVGHGTRDPEGTAEFFQLASVLARRMAPVPVEGCLLEFQHPTIPEAWQTLVRRGATQICVAPLLLFAAGHARSDIPDAVAACTAETPGVTSCQSGPLSRAPTIVELLVRRIKEATPQADDSVALLTVGRGSYDPCAKADMRVLGEIVARRCGIGGHAVGFYAMAEPKVPETLDELATRPGIRTVIVQPHLLFQGRLYDAIGTQVHEASQRHPNVQFVVGDYLGPTPEVAEALMRRIGQATR
- a CDS encoding putative manganese-dependent inorganic diphosphatase, with product MALFVFGHRNPDTDAICSAIAYADFLRRTTRPDAIAASCGPPNQRTEYALKIAQLSAPRIVMDVHPLVEDVCQTDVTLAHHDEVFYDVYRRMDERGLRSIPMVDRDGRLTGIISLLDMLELVLDSGVDSLKSRQVRTNLNKIASVLGGSFQHVVNPDVDEDLIVSVGAMSAGGFTDHIKQFPAEKLLVVSGDRPTIQLPALELGVRALVVTGGYQLSDGLMQLAKARGITVLGSPFDTATTTMRIKAAQLIGDIVQQDFVSLPAKMPVAEARDKIFRSPQTIFPVIEDGKLVGVLSKSDLVNPPKTELVLVDHNELGQAVPGAEDARIVEVLDHHRLGGSLKSTEPIRLTMEPVGSTCTLVAKMYRQAHMDPEPGVALCMASGMISDTLYLRSPTTTNTDRELLQWLQQYCTVPLESFAEDFFKVGSALRTCSPDQVVREDCKHFEESGHAFSISQIEEIGFDLFWERKDELFGAIEGMARDQKLDFSALLVTDIVSNGSLLMMSSEPKGWEEINYPELEDRLYQLDGVVSRKKQLLPLISSLMESA